The Stomoxys calcitrans chromosome 3, idStoCalc2.1, whole genome shotgun sequence genome includes a region encoding these proteins:
- the LOC106087041 gene encoding uncharacterized protein LOC106087041 has protein sequence MEEIKSETIEEITEKLCQTLNCSSLANDLERVKHAREILAKMQQNEILEQLGREGDTGTTKNQGGMFQPKARLPQEAAPNGENNENPSLQQSLEDEIPEELEAMEDELSNDSSHDTWQGFFNDFEIIDEDAFAFGNANKQCIEISHEDSDSMLESHLRAGVRCFAIDLFKGTQLQNQVLIYKLHEKELKISRQFGFPVTASLLAMLSPRCQYTGMFEPCEAIHQLQKNEVITLTSDRQYSTKCCREKIYVNARFVIENCQVDDFVLVGPSLQLQIISKDAGDLQCRVMQSGSVASRTPVRFPNRGYRYNISLEEIEDIVFAREVGINVIVSYIPGTLDYLEDLKKVMNLLKCQNLRLYARVVINDFKNVCFEEVKWVAHEYDGFVFDFIAQQKKVESQDHECQPFQSNKLNLTPTAVLLAKKIFDLQKPLIMKPELIANWQLIPLDCNLPEVFYYPDKYMFMSKQTPTTLHFGMRQMAISSGLSKSKLYCDEGLTESDILAKACVTASLESEAVAILVCSIIPDMAIKLSHFRPKATIFFISSTKSIADYISMYHNIVHLHFSTTGDCAYMEYITKSFMFGLLYMKSRKLLPSDKNVVLVYSSNPDTHWPDKYVFYNFEEKDFGNLNYKLNNILNS, from the coding sequence ATGGAAGAAATCAAGTCCGAGACTATTGAAGAAATCACAGAAAAGCTTTGCCAAACATTAAATTGCTCATCGTTAGCTAATGATCTGGAAAGGGTTAAACATGCACGCGAAATATTGGCAAAAATGCAGCAAAATGAAATATTGGAACAGTTGGGAAGGGAGGGCGATACCGGGACAACTAAAAATCAGGGTGGAATGTTTCAGCCAAAGGCCAGGTTACCACAAGAAGCGGCACCGAATGgtgaaaataatgaaaatcCTTCTCTGCAACAATCTCTTGAGGATGAAATTCCAGAAGAATTAGAAGCCATGGAAGATGAGCTTTCAAATGATTCATCTCACGACACCTGGCAGGGTTTCTTTAATGATTTCGAGATAATCGACGAAGATGCCTTTGCTTTTGGAAATGCAAATAAGCAATGTATTGAAATCTCCCATGAAGACAGTGACAGCATGCTTGAATCGCATTTAAGAGCTGGTGTAAGATGTTTTGCCATAGACCTTTTTAAAGGCACCCAGCTGCAGAATCAAGTATTGATCTACAAACTTCATGAGAAAGAATTGAAAATTTCACGCCAATTTGGGTTTCCGGTAACAGCCAGCCTTCTGGCCATGTTAAGTCCTCGATGCCAGTATACCGGCATGTTTGAGCCTTGTGAGGCCATTCATCAGCTGCAAAAGAACGAAGTGATTACCTTGACCTCAGATCGACAATATTCAACAAAGTGCTGCAGGGAGAAGATCTATGTGAATGCCCGTTTTGTAATTGAAAATTGTCAAGTGGATGATTTTGTTCTAGTGGGACCTTCACTACAACTTCAAATTATTTCAAAAGATGCAGGAGATTTGCAGTGTCGTGTAATGCAATCAGGCAGCGTAGCATCCAGGACACCGGTTCGTTTTCCAAATCGAGGTTATCGCTATAATATATCCCTGGAAGAAATTGAGGATATAGTTTTTGCCCGCGAGGTGGGCATAAATGTCATCGTATCCTATATTCCGGGGACTTTGGACTATTTGGAAGATTTGAAAAAGGTTATGAACTTATTGAAGTGTCAAAATTTACGCCTCTACGCAAGAGTGGTTATAAATGACTTTAAGAATGTCTGTTTTGAGGAGGTGAAATGGGTAGCCCATGAATATGATGGCTTTGTATTCGATTTCATTGCACAACAGAAAAAAGTTGAGAGTCAGGATCATGAGTGCCAGCCTTTCCAGTCGAATAAATTGAATTTAACCCCCACTGCTGTTCTTCTAGCCAAGAAGATTTTTGATTTGCAAAAGCCTTTAATAATGAAACCAGAACTTATAGCAAATTGGCAGCTCATTCCACTAGATTGTAATTTACCAGAAGTCTTTTACTATCCCGATAAATACATGTTTATGAGCAAACAAACACCAACCACTTTACACTTTGGCATGCGGCAAATGGCTATTTCTTCGGGATTGTCCAAATCAAAGCTGTATTGCGACGAAGGTCTCACAGAGAGTGATATTCTGGCCAAAGCTTGTGTAACAGCTTCACTTGAGTCAGAAGCTGTTGCAATTCTAGTGTGTTCCATTATACCTGACATGGCCATAAAGCTTTCTCATTTTCGACCAAAggctacaattttttttatttcttccaCCAAGTCCATTGCAGATTATATATCAATGTACCACAATATTGTCCACTTACATTTTTCGACAACTGGCGATTGTGCATATATGGAATATATAACTAAATCCTTTATGTTTGGTTTGCTCTATATGAAAAGTCGCAAATTGCTGCCCAGTGATAAGAATGTTGTCCTAGTTTACAGTAGTAATCCTGATACTCATTGGCCTGATAAATATGTCTTTTACAATTTTGAGGAGAAAGATTTTGGAAAtcttaattataaattaaacaACATATTAAATTCTTAA